Proteins co-encoded in one Nothobranchius furzeri strain GRZ-AD chromosome 4, NfurGRZ-RIMD1, whole genome shotgun sequence genomic window:
- the LOC107388827 gene encoding high affinity choline transporter 1 isoform X2 translates to MRSKRYVTMLDPFQEHYGKAFTAIILIPALLSDILWVACILAALGGTMSIILGLSSTISIIISAAVSIIYTFLGGLYSVAYTDIIQLCFIFVSLWLCVPFLVLSPAVNVISQTAPFNQSHGDAWLGRLELEDSGKWVDEILLLALGGLSYQALYQRILSAASSVQAQITCYAAAGTVFIMGIPSVIIGVMAASADWNQTAYGLPSPFERGDAGKILPLALQNLTPTWVGVLGIGSVAAAVMSSMDSALLSSASMFTQNIYRATLRKQASERELQWVIRVSVLLVGIAGTGLAFGDDSVAALWILSGDLIYVAIFPQLVCVLHFQRVNTYGAISGFVVGLLLRGLSGEPILEIPPLLLYPGWREENNVITQYFPYRTVAMFSSLTCIFLVSWMVDLIFNHQLVPQSCDILKVFKDKKETDGEETPDLREDVTRVLNTKF, encoded by the exons ATGAGGTCGAAGCGTTATGTCACCATGTTGGACCCGTTTCAGGAACATTATGGCAAAGCGTTTACTGCAATAATCCTAATTCCTGCTTTGCTCAGCGACATATTATGGGTTGCCTGCATCCTCGCTGCTCTGG GTGGAACAATGAGCATCATCCTTGGACTGTCATCTACCATCTCCATCATCATCTCAGCTGCTGTCTCCATCATCTACACATTCCTAGGAGGCCTCTACTCAGTAGCATATACTGATATTATCCAGCTCTGCTTTATTTTTGTCAGCCTA TGGCTCTGTGTTCCTTTTTTGGTGCTAAGTCCTGCAGTTAATGTCATCTCACAAACTGCCCCCTTTAACCAGTCACACGGAGACGCCTGGTTAGGACGCCTGGAGCTGGAAGATTCTGGAAAATGGGTCGACGAGATTCTGCTCCTG GCTTTAGGTGGACTCTCATATCAAGCTCTGTACCAAAGGATCCTCTCTGCAGCCTCCTCTGTTCAGGCTCAAATCACCTGCTATGCTGCTGCAGGAACTGTGTTCATTATGGGAATCCCTTCAGTTATCATTGGAGTCATGGCTGCCTCTGCAG ACTGGAACCAGACAGCTTACGGTCTCCCCTCTCCTTTTGAACGAGGAGATGCGGGGAAGATCCTGCCGCTTGCCCTGCAAAACCTTACTCCGACCTGGGTCGGGGTGCTGGGGATCGGCTCTGTGGCTGCAGCTGTTATGTCCTCCATGGACTCCGCGTTGTTGTCCTCTGCGTCTATGTTTACACAAAACATTTATAGGGCGACTCTGAGGAAGCAA GCCTCGGAGAGGGAGCTGCAGTGGGTGATCCGTGTTAGTGTGCTGCTCGTGGGCATAGCAGGAACTGGCCTGGCATTTGGTGATGACAGTGTTGCGGCTCTGTGGATTTTAAGCGGGGACCTCATCTACGTCGCGATTTTCCCTCAGCTGGTCTGTGTGCTGCATTTCCAACGTGTGAACACTTATGGTGCTATTAGTGGGTTTGTGGTGGGTTTGCTGCTGCGAGGGCTGAGCGGGGAGCCGATACTTGAAATACCCCCTCTGCTACTGTACCCTGGTTGGAGGGAGGAGAATAATGTTATCACACAATACTTTCCATACAGGACAGTTGCCATGTTCTCTTCTTTAACGTGCATTTTTTTAGTGTCCTGGATGGTGGACCTGATTTTCAATCATCAGCTGGTTCCTCAGTCGTGTGACATCCTGAAGGTTTTTAAGGACAAAAAGGAGACAGATGGGGAGGAAACGCCTGACCTAAGAGAGGACGTGACCCGTGTTCTCAATACGAAATTCTAA
- the LOC107388827 gene encoding high-affinity choline transporter 1 isoform X1: MAVDIPGLVSVIVFYICILGIGVWGSRKSRKVEKACTGTKSEISIVGGRNINVLVGIFTMTATWVGGGYIMGTAEAVYSPSQGLIWALGLPAYAVCFFLGGLFFAKPMRSKRYVTMLDPFQEHYGKAFTAIILIPALLSDILWVACILAALGGTMSIILGLSSTISIIISAAVSIIYTFLGGLYSVAYTDIIQLCFIFVSLWLCVPFLVLSPAVNVISQTAPFNQSHGDAWLGRLELEDSGKWVDEILLLALGGLSYQALYQRILSAASSVQAQITCYAAAGTVFIMGIPSVIIGVMAASADWNQTAYGLPSPFERGDAGKILPLALQNLTPTWVGVLGIGSVAAAVMSSMDSALLSSASMFTQNIYRATLRKQASERELQWVIRVSVLLVGIAGTGLAFGDDSVAALWILSGDLIYVAIFPQLVCVLHFQRVNTYGAISGFVVGLLLRGLSGEPILEIPPLLLYPGWREENNVITQYFPYRTVAMFSSLTCIFLVSWMVDLIFNHQLVPQSCDILKVFKDKKETDGEETPDLREDVTRVLNTKF; this comes from the exons ATGGCTGTGGACATCCCTGGACTGGTGTCGGTGATCGTTTTTTATATTTGCATCCTGGGGATCGGAGTCTGGGGGTCTCGAAAGTCCAGGAAGGTTGAAAAAGCGTGCACCGGCACCAAGAGCGAAATCTCCATCGTCGGTGGTCGGAATATCAATGTTCTGGTGGGGATCTTTACCATGACAG CAACATGGGTCGGTGGAGGCTATATTATGGGAACTGCTGAGGCTGTTTATTCTCCATCTCAAGGACTCATCTGGGCTTTGGGGCTCCCAGCATATGCCGTATGTTTTTTTCTGG GTGGATTGTTCTTTGCTAAACCAATGAGGTCGAAGCGTTATGTCACCATGTTGGACCCGTTTCAGGAACATTATGGCAAAGCGTTTACTGCAATAATCCTAATTCCTGCTTTGCTCAGCGACATATTATGGGTTGCCTGCATCCTCGCTGCTCTGG GTGGAACAATGAGCATCATCCTTGGACTGTCATCTACCATCTCCATCATCATCTCAGCTGCTGTCTCCATCATCTACACATTCCTAGGAGGCCTCTACTCAGTAGCATATACTGATATTATCCAGCTCTGCTTTATTTTTGTCAGCCTA TGGCTCTGTGTTCCTTTTTTGGTGCTAAGTCCTGCAGTTAATGTCATCTCACAAACTGCCCCCTTTAACCAGTCACACGGAGACGCCTGGTTAGGACGCCTGGAGCTGGAAGATTCTGGAAAATGGGTCGACGAGATTCTGCTCCTG GCTTTAGGTGGACTCTCATATCAAGCTCTGTACCAAAGGATCCTCTCTGCAGCCTCCTCTGTTCAGGCTCAAATCACCTGCTATGCTGCTGCAGGAACTGTGTTCATTATGGGAATCCCTTCAGTTATCATTGGAGTCATGGCTGCCTCTGCAG ACTGGAACCAGACAGCTTACGGTCTCCCCTCTCCTTTTGAACGAGGAGATGCGGGGAAGATCCTGCCGCTTGCCCTGCAAAACCTTACTCCGACCTGGGTCGGGGTGCTGGGGATCGGCTCTGTGGCTGCAGCTGTTATGTCCTCCATGGACTCCGCGTTGTTGTCCTCTGCGTCTATGTTTACACAAAACATTTATAGGGCGACTCTGAGGAAGCAA GCCTCGGAGAGGGAGCTGCAGTGGGTGATCCGTGTTAGTGTGCTGCTCGTGGGCATAGCAGGAACTGGCCTGGCATTTGGTGATGACAGTGTTGCGGCTCTGTGGATTTTAAGCGGGGACCTCATCTACGTCGCGATTTTCCCTCAGCTGGTCTGTGTGCTGCATTTCCAACGTGTGAACACTTATGGTGCTATTAGTGGGTTTGTGGTGGGTTTGCTGCTGCGAGGGCTGAGCGGGGAGCCGATACTTGAAATACCCCCTCTGCTACTGTACCCTGGTTGGAGGGAGGAGAATAATGTTATCACACAATACTTTCCATACAGGACAGTTGCCATGTTCTCTTCTTTAACGTGCATTTTTTTAGTGTCCTGGATGGTGGACCTGATTTTCAATCATCAGCTGGTTCCTCAGTCGTGTGACATCCTGAAGGTTTTTAAGGACAAAAAGGAGACAGATGGGGAGGAAACGCCTGACCTAAGAGAGGACGTGACCCGTGTTCTCAATACGAAATTCTAA